The Clostridia bacterium genome window below encodes:
- a CDS encoding YicC/YloC family endoribonuclease: protein MLTSMTGFGRAEGSVDGRAVSVEVRSLNHRYLDLSIRMPREFSPVEDKVRSLVSERIARGKVDVSVSVERRGDTLRTVLFDMHLARAYSEGLASLARELSLSPSVSVETLAALPDVITVSETSLGAEEMWAMLSSPLGEALTQLESMRRAEGERLESDIAHRIERIDQTLQEVGAHAPNSVEAYRARLARRVADMAVDVRVDEARLATEVALFADRCDYTEETVRFRSHIAQFRASARERGSVGKKLDFITQEMNREANTIASKSQDSNVSALVVEIKAELEKVREQIQNIE from the coding sequence ATGTTGACGAGTATGACAGGTTTCGGCCGTGCCGAAGGCTCGGTCGATGGCAGGGCGGTCTCAGTGGAAGTCAGGTCGCTTAACCATAGATACCTCGACCTATCCATACGGATGCCCAGGGAGTTCTCTCCAGTTGAAGATAAGGTGAGGTCGCTTGTATCGGAGAGAATCGCAAGGGGCAAAGTTGATGTGTCAGTGTCGGTGGAACGGCGCGGTGATACACTTAGGACTGTGCTGTTCGATATGCACCTCGCACGCGCTTACTCTGAAGGCCTGGCTAGTCTCGCTCGGGAGCTTTCACTCTCACCTTCTGTGTCAGTCGAAACCCTTGCGGCTCTGCCTGATGTGATCACGGTCAGCGAAACGTCGCTAGGGGCGGAGGAGATGTGGGCGATGCTCTCCTCACCGCTTGGAGAGGCCCTCACGCAGCTGGAATCGATGCGCAGGGCAGAGGGCGAAAGGCTCGAGAGTGATATTGCGCATAGAATAGAGAGAATTGACCAAACACTACAGGAAGTTGGGGCCCACGCGCCGAATTCTGTAGAAGCCTACCGTGCACGGCTTGCCCGCCGTGTTGCGGACATGGCCGTGGATGTTAGGGTCGATGAGGCCAGGCTTGCCACGGAAGTGGCTCTGTTCGCCGATAGATGCGATTACACCGAGGAAACGGTTCGCTTCCGCTCCCACATTGCGCAGTTCCGCGCTTCGGCTCGCGAGCGCGGGAGCGTGGGAAAGAAGCTTGACTTCATAACGCAGGAAATGAACCGCGAGGCAAACACAATCGCGTCGAAATCCCAGGATTCGAATGTCTCCGCCCTGGTGGTGGAGATCAAAGCGGAATTGGAGAAGGTTCGCGAGCAGATTCAGAACATCGAGTGA
- the lgt gene encoding prolipoprotein diacylglyceryl transferase, with translation MYPVLFKLWKLPVYSWGLSLALAFVAGTLFASSRGKKKGISSDNIIDLALFVCIGSILFARILYVLLNIGEYAARPVSVFYMRDGGLSFFGGLAGGALVGIMYCKKQKVQIGSMADVIAPAVALGYAIVRIGCLLNGCCYGVESHVAWAMKAAGDGILRHPTQIYSAIYSVIILFVLLAIEAKKKFEGEILWLYVGFYSVARFIVEFWRESPRDYFAPFTSTQVLCVILGILAFGVVSVYSRASSTPSAGANRAKPSTKA, from the coding sequence GTGTATCCTGTTCTGTTCAAGCTTTGGAAGCTTCCGGTCTACTCGTGGGGCCTTTCTCTCGCCCTCGCGTTCGTGGCAGGCACATTGTTCGCCTCATCGCGGGGCAAGAAGAAGGGTATCAGCTCAGACAATATTATCGACCTCGCGCTCTTCGTATGCATTGGATCGATCTTGTTTGCGAGAATCCTGTACGTTCTGCTCAACATCGGAGAGTATGCCGCCCGTCCCGTCAGCGTGTTCTATATGCGCGATGGAGGGCTCTCGTTCTTCGGCGGTCTGGCAGGCGGCGCACTGGTGGGGATCATGTACTGCAAGAAACAGAAGGTGCAGATCGGCAGCATGGCTGATGTGATTGCTCCTGCAGTGGCTCTGGGTTACGCCATAGTCCGCATTGGCTGCCTACTGAACGGGTGCTGCTACGGAGTGGAGAGCCACGTGGCGTGGGCTATGAAGGCCGCCGGAGATGGGATCTTGCGCCATCCAACCCAGATCTATTCGGCAATCTACAGTGTCATCATCCTGTTCGTACTGCTAGCGATCGAGGCAAAGAAGAAGTTCGAGGGCGAGATCCTCTGGCTGTACGTGGGCTTCTACTCGGTCGCTAGGTTTATCGTAGAGTTCTGGCGGGAATCCCCGCGGGATTACTTCGCTCCATTCACCTCTACGCAGGTGCTCTGCGTAATCCTTGGCATACTCGCATTCGGAGTCGTCTCCGTGTACTCCCGCGCCTCCTCGACCCCATCTGCTGGGGCGAATCGGGCGAAGCCTTCCACCAAGGCATAG
- a CDS encoding cation-translocating P-type ATPase, producing the protein MPDKAVWHSASIGVVERELETSVADGLDSRDAAQRLAAYGLNLLRMARGPSVIGILVSQFQDFMVLVLLGATAVSAYLGEYQDVFAILAIVILNAALGFVQEFRAERALAALRRLAAPHATVLRDGALLVIDAANVVPGDILILNSGDRAPADARLVECHGVEVDESVLTGESRPVRKDSSAIMRESAPAPERLNMVHAGTVLTRGRGVAITTATGMDTEMGRIAGMMSEASEGDTPLQRRLAQLGKWLVAGCLAICGAVAAIGVARGEPAHAMFLAGVSLAVAAIPEGLPAIVTVSLALGVQRMSRRRAIVRKLSAVEALGCATVICADKTGTLTQNEMTAVAIDLIGREITVTGAGYSPDGRFLQAAREIKPAADPTLRNLLMCAALCNDAALSWTRDGGRGHWEVVGDPTEGALLALARKGGGDLLRLASKHARVAEIPFEPERRMMAVACDGPDGIFTFVKGAPQVVLDLCDSRMSSGGADAAAVGRIPRERRFDATVAAGAAAMASRSMRVLALAYAPGNLISEGQGGAPAVGARLVFLGLVGMMDPPRPEAARSVALARQAGIRTVMITGDHAATAEAVAREIGLSTGAASDGGLRLVLCGEELDQMSDRDLEQIVDGIGVFARVAPAHKLRIVRALKARGHVVAMTGDGVNDAPAIREADIGIAMGRTGTDVAREASAMVLSDDNYATIIAAVEEGRSIYDNIRKFIRYLLASNVGEVLTMFIAAVGGLPMPLTPIQLLWMNLLTDGLPAMALAADPTDPDTMSRPPRRPDEGVFAGGLGLRIMVQGTFIGICTICCYLLAGMWLGHDLETARTMAFSTLVMSQLIYVFHCRSERRALSEIGLGTNRFLLAAAAISVVLQAAGIHTGAGRAFLGTCQLTVIDWVLVLFLSGWSSVLTAAARSVYRALRRANALSRQSESRETGEKCSQPAGASRNSRTQVE; encoded by the coding sequence ATGCCCGACAAAGCCGTGTGGCACTCGGCGTCGATTGGGGTAGTCGAGAGGGAGTTGGAAACATCCGTTGCGGATGGCCTGGATTCGCGTGATGCAGCACAAAGGCTCGCGGCGTACGGCCTAAATCTGCTGAGAATGGCCCGTGGCCCGTCTGTGATAGGGATTCTCGTAAGCCAGTTCCAGGACTTCATGGTCCTAGTGCTCCTCGGCGCCACTGCGGTGTCAGCATATCTCGGGGAATACCAGGATGTATTCGCGATACTAGCCATTGTGATCCTCAATGCTGCTCTTGGCTTCGTCCAGGAGTTCCGGGCAGAGCGTGCTCTCGCGGCGCTCCGCCGCCTGGCAGCGCCCCACGCCACTGTGCTGAGGGATGGGGCGCTCTTGGTGATCGACGCTGCTAATGTTGTGCCAGGAGACATCCTGATTCTGAACTCGGGAGACCGGGCGCCCGCCGATGCGAGGCTCGTGGAATGCCACGGAGTGGAAGTGGACGAGTCGGTGCTCACCGGTGAATCCCGGCCTGTTCGCAAGGATTCCAGTGCGATAATGCGGGAGTCGGCGCCTGCGCCGGAGAGGCTCAACATGGTTCACGCAGGCACCGTTCTCACCAGGGGCCGCGGTGTGGCGATCACAACAGCGACCGGCATGGACACGGAGATGGGCAGGATTGCGGGCATGATGAGTGAGGCGTCAGAGGGCGATACGCCACTCCAGCGTCGCCTGGCGCAGCTGGGCAAGTGGCTTGTTGCAGGGTGCCTGGCAATCTGTGGCGCAGTTGCAGCTATAGGCGTGGCGAGGGGAGAGCCCGCTCATGCCATGTTCCTTGCCGGAGTGAGCCTCGCAGTGGCCGCAATCCCGGAGGGGCTTCCTGCCATAGTCACAGTAAGCCTCGCCCTGGGGGTTCAGCGCATGAGCAGAAGGCGGGCGATAGTGAGAAAGCTATCCGCAGTGGAGGCGCTTGGGTGCGCGACGGTGATATGCGCCGACAAGACGGGAACCCTTACTCAGAACGAGATGACTGCCGTTGCCATCGATCTGATAGGGCGCGAGATCACCGTCACAGGCGCCGGCTATTCGCCGGATGGACGATTCCTGCAGGCTGCAAGGGAGATCAAGCCGGCTGCGGACCCCACACTTCGAAACCTCCTGATGTGCGCTGCACTGTGCAACGATGCCGCCCTTTCGTGGACCAGGGATGGAGGACGCGGCCATTGGGAAGTGGTGGGCGATCCCACCGAGGGCGCGCTCCTGGCCCTGGCTCGGAAGGGAGGCGGCGACCTGTTGAGGCTCGCCAGTAAGCACGCGCGAGTAGCGGAGATTCCGTTCGAGCCGGAGAGGCGAATGATGGCAGTTGCGTGCGACGGGCCTGATGGGATATTCACCTTCGTGAAGGGCGCTCCCCAGGTCGTCCTCGATCTGTGCGATTCCAGGATGTCGTCGGGAGGTGCGGACGCGGCGGCTGTGGGCCGCATACCCCGTGAACGGAGGTTCGACGCGACTGTGGCGGCTGGGGCAGCGGCAATGGCGTCACGGTCGATGAGAGTCCTTGCACTGGCGTACGCACCCGGCAACCTCATATCCGAAGGACAGGGCGGGGCGCCTGCCGTAGGGGCGCGACTCGTGTTCCTAGGGCTGGTGGGAATGATGGACCCGCCTCGACCGGAGGCCGCTCGCTCTGTGGCCTTGGCGCGGCAGGCAGGGATAAGGACTGTGATGATAACAGGGGACCATGCAGCCACGGCTGAGGCGGTGGCGCGGGAGATAGGACTGTCCACGGGTGCGGCGTCCGACGGAGGTCTGCGGCTCGTATTGTGTGGCGAAGAACTCGACCAGATGAGCGATAGGGACCTTGAGCAGATCGTTGACGGCATCGGGGTGTTCGCAAGGGTGGCGCCTGCGCACAAACTCCGGATCGTGAGGGCCCTTAAGGCCCGTGGGCATGTGGTGGCCATGACCGGGGATGGAGTGAACGATGCTCCCGCCATCCGCGAGGCGGATATCGGAATTGCCATGGGACGCACAGGCACGGATGTGGCGCGTGAGGCATCTGCGATGGTGTTGTCTGATGACAATTACGCCACGATCATCGCAGCGGTGGAAGAGGGCCGATCAATATACGACAACATCCGGAAGTTCATCCGCTATCTACTGGCAAGCAATGTGGGAGAGGTGCTCACCATGTTCATTGCAGCGGTAGGCGGGCTTCCGATGCCCCTTACCCCGATACAGCTCCTGTGGATGAATCTCCTAACTGACGGGCTTCCCGCAATGGCCTTGGCTGCGGATCCCACTGACCCTGATACTATGTCCCGCCCTCCGCGGCGCCCCGATGAAGGAGTGTTCGCGGGTGGGCTGGGGCTCCGGATCATGGTCCAGGGCACGTTCATAGGGATATGCACGATCTGCTGCTATCTCCTTGCGGGCATGTGGCTTGGCCACGATCTTGAGACCGCACGGACCATGGCCTTCTCAACATTGGTGATGTCTCAGCTCATCTACGTTTTCCATTGCCGATCGGAGCGGCGAGCACTTAGCGAGATCGGACTCGGAACGAACAGGTTCCTCCTTGCTGCGGCAGCCATCAGTGTGGTGCTGCAGGCAGCCGGAATCCACACAGGCGCCGGCAGGGCGTTTCTGGGAACTTGCCAGCTCACCGTTATCGACTGGGTGCTGGTGCTGTTCCTGTCCGGTTGGTCATCGGTTCTCACGGCTGCGGCCAGGTCCGTGTACCGGGCTCTTCGACGCGCAAATGCCCTCTCCAGGCAGTCTGAATCACGCGAAACGGGGGAAAAATGCAGTCAGCCTGCTGGTGCAAGCAGGAATTCGCGCACGCAGGTGGAATAA
- the lspA gene encoding signal peptidase II, with product MALFLISSWVVLLDQISKAVIMRRLDLYEVVPCLGGFVRITHVRNAGAAFGMLQNKQNLFTAATLLAAALVLVFHQRIPKREWPVRTGLALGLGGAVGNLIDRIRFSSVVDFVEISPWPIFNLADSAIVLGVALILLWILRVPGRKEE from the coding sequence GTGGCGCTTTTCCTGATATCTTCGTGGGTTGTTCTTCTCGACCAGATATCTAAAGCAGTGATCATGCGGCGCCTTGATCTCTACGAGGTCGTGCCGTGCCTCGGGGGGTTCGTTCGCATTACGCACGTTCGGAACGCCGGAGCGGCGTTCGGCATGCTTCAGAACAAACAGAACCTTTTTACTGCGGCGACGCTGCTTGCGGCGGCGCTTGTTCTGGTTTTCCACCAGCGGATCCCCAAACGGGAGTGGCCTGTTCGGACCGGGCTTGCGCTTGGCTTAGGCGGTGCAGTGGGCAACCTCATCGATAGGATTCGATTTTCGAGTGTGGTGGATTTCGTCGAGATCAGTCCGTGGCCAATCTTCAACCTAGCTGATAGCGCCATCGTTCTTGGGGTCGCCCTGATCCTGCTGTGGATCTTGCGCGTCCCCGGTCGGAAGGAGGAGTAG
- a CDS encoding RluA family pseudouridine synthase produces MNAEKVFTFSPAEADELSRLDVYLAKERAAPSRSFVQKLIEDGRVRVDGRIEKKPSYKVKPGESIEVEIPPPKPEPAWLEPQAIHVDIIYEDGDIMVINKPRGMAVHPGAGRKTGTLVNALLGAGIGLSGIGGVLRPGIVHRLDRDTSGVMLVAKNDIAHLGLAADLAAHRVGRHYLAILRGNVAEDDGVVDAPIARRPVDRKRQTVSVGGRRAVTRFHVEERYGDYTLIRAKLETGRTHQIRVHMQYIGRPVAGDPTYGGVVGELGLRAQALHAFRIEFVHPRTGENMSFEAPMPDDMETALHALRARGPRKAR; encoded by the coding sequence ATGAACGCCGAGAAAGTGTTCACATTCTCGCCGGCCGAGGCCGACGAGCTATCCAGGCTTGATGTGTACCTTGCGAAGGAGCGGGCTGCTCCTTCGCGTTCTTTTGTGCAGAAGCTTATCGAGGATGGCAGGGTAAGGGTCGATGGCAGAATCGAGAAGAAGCCTTCATACAAGGTGAAGCCCGGTGAGAGCATCGAGGTGGAGATCCCTCCTCCCAAGCCCGAGCCGGCCTGGCTGGAGCCTCAGGCGATCCATGTCGACATCATCTACGAAGATGGCGACATCATGGTTATCAACAAGCCGAGAGGGATGGCTGTGCATCCAGGAGCTGGCCGCAAGACTGGAACCCTTGTTAATGCTCTTCTTGGAGCAGGAATTGGCCTGTCTGGCATAGGAGGCGTGCTGCGGCCGGGGATCGTGCATCGGCTTGATCGGGATACTTCTGGCGTAATGCTTGTAGCGAAAAACGACATCGCTCACTTAGGGCTCGCGGCTGACCTGGCCGCGCATCGAGTTGGCAGGCATTACCTGGCCATCCTCAGAGGGAATGTGGCTGAAGACGATGGGGTCGTGGATGCTCCAATCGCCCGGCGCCCTGTGGATAGAAAACGCCAGACCGTGTCGGTAGGCGGGAGGAGGGCAGTAACCCGATTCCACGTTGAGGAGAGGTATGGCGACTACACTCTGATAAGGGCGAAACTGGAGACTGGCAGAACACACCAGATAAGGGTGCACATGCAGTACATCGGGAGGCCTGTAGCGGGCGATCCGACCTACGGCGGAGTGGTTGGAGAGCTAGGCCTTCGAGCTCAGGCCCTACACGCGTTCCGAATCGAGTTCGTCCACCCCCGAACCGGAGAGAACATGAGCTTCGAGGCCCCGATGCCCGATGACATGGAAACCGCCCTCCATGCACTGAGAGCTCGCGGGCCGCGGAAAGCTCGGTAG
- a CDS encoding CapA family protein, with protein MSGEAVRMLASAAAQPSDVLLVACGDVVFDRGVAKVCKDRGTDWPLAAVTDTLSSADIAFVNLESPLSNSGARIPGKGIWFRSDPCFGEKLATAGIDVVSLANNHILDYGESAFSDTVDVLWANGIAGCGGGADMWEARRPVLLRKNGITFAFLGYSEFAEIYWSVTHPVRFLAGVNKPGVAPANAAMVSEDVARAKRIADHVVVSFHWGDEYVHMPADRQVSLAHTAIDAGASLAIGHHPHVLQPVEVYHGGIIFYSLGNFVFDQKKPDTVESMMARVAFSRDRVSQAEAVPVRIEECRPRPLTAWAARIALWRLSRWSASRGTDILNLSGRGVIMLPRQAAAAEAQGLGKLLP; from the coding sequence GTGTCTGGTGAGGCGGTTAGGATGCTCGCTTCCGCGGCGGCACAGCCTTCTGATGTGCTGCTGGTGGCGTGCGGGGATGTGGTGTTCGACCGCGGTGTCGCGAAGGTGTGTAAGGACCGAGGGACGGATTGGCCTCTCGCGGCGGTGACGGATACGCTTTCATCAGCGGACATTGCTTTCGTGAATCTGGAATCACCGTTATCCAATAGCGGGGCGCGGATCCCTGGGAAGGGCATATGGTTCCGGTCGGATCCATGCTTCGGAGAGAAGCTGGCCACTGCCGGCATTGACGTGGTGAGCCTGGCCAACAACCACATCCTCGATTACGGCGAATCCGCATTTTCCGATACTGTTGATGTGCTCTGGGCGAATGGAATCGCGGGGTGCGGAGGCGGGGCGGATATGTGGGAGGCGCGCAGGCCGGTGTTGCTGAGGAAGAACGGCATCACATTCGCCTTCCTCGGGTACTCTGAGTTTGCGGAGATATACTGGTCAGTCACTCACCCGGTGCGTTTTCTGGCAGGAGTCAACAAGCCTGGCGTGGCGCCGGCCAACGCCGCGATGGTCTCGGAAGATGTGGCAAGGGCGAAGAGGATCGCAGACCATGTGGTGGTCTCATTCCATTGGGGCGACGAGTACGTCCACATGCCTGCGGATCGGCAGGTGAGCCTTGCGCACACAGCCATCGACGCCGGGGCAAGCCTGGCAATAGGGCACCATCCTCACGTACTGCAGCCCGTTGAGGTATACCACGGCGGGATCATCTTCTACTCCCTTGGCAACTTCGTGTTCGATCAGAAGAAGCCCGACACCGTCGAGAGCATGATGGCTCGAGTCGCGTTCTCCCGCGACCGGGTTTCGCAGGCAGAGGCTGTTCCAGTGAGGATCGAGGAGTGCCGACCGCGGCCGCTCACTGCGTGGGCGGCCAGGATAGCTCTATGGAGGCTTTCCAGGTGGTCCGCAAGCCGTGGCACGGACATCCTGAACCTATCTGGGCGAGGGGTCATCATGCTCCCACGCCAGGCCGCCGCTGCCGAGGCCCAGGGCCTTGGAAAGCTCCTCCCTTGA
- the purB gene encoding adenylosuccinate lyase: MIERYGYPDMRELWTDRRKYETWLSIEVLACEAWAASGRIPSDALSQIRERAGFDVERVLEIEETVNHDVIAFLTAVAEKVGDASKYIHLGMTSSDVVDTAFAYLMRQAADGLITDINSLIDALREQAVRHKHTPMIGRTHGMQAEPTTFGLKLLLYLSELERDRERLIRARDGVSVGKISGAVGTYANVPPEIEAYVCGKMGLAPARVSSQILQRDRHAEYMAQIAIVGCSLEKLATEIRSLQRTEIGEAAEPFARGQKGSSAMPHKRNPVLCERIAGLARVLRGNAMAAMEDVALWHERDISHSSVERIIVPDSTILLDYMLRKTTWIVRNLEVRPDRMAENIEFTRGLIFSGEVLLALVGAGMLREQAYEIVQRAAMKAWAERMDFRKLIEEEPHVSAMIPHEALEVCFDYTRALSRVDEVFARFGL; encoded by the coding sequence ATGATAGAACGGTACGGCTATCCGGATATGAGGGAACTATGGACCGACCGGAGGAAATACGAGACATGGCTTTCCATCGAGGTGCTCGCGTGTGAGGCATGGGCGGCCTCAGGCAGGATTCCGAGTGATGCGTTGTCCCAGATCCGGGAGCGCGCGGGCTTCGATGTGGAGCGAGTGCTGGAAATCGAGGAGACTGTGAATCACGACGTGATCGCGTTTCTCACCGCCGTCGCGGAGAAGGTGGGAGACGCCTCGAAATACATACACCTGGGCATGACCTCTTCAGACGTGGTCGACACCGCTTTCGCATATCTGATGAGACAGGCGGCTGACGGGCTGATCACCGACATCAATTCTCTCATCGATGCTCTGAGGGAGCAGGCAGTTCGCCATAAGCATACCCCGATGATCGGGCGCACTCACGGGATGCAGGCCGAGCCCACTACGTTCGGGCTCAAACTCCTGTTGTACCTCTCAGAGCTGGAGCGCGACCGGGAACGGCTCATCAGGGCGCGAGATGGGGTGAGCGTCGGGAAGATCTCCGGCGCAGTCGGCACGTATGCGAATGTTCCTCCGGAGATCGAAGCATATGTATGTGGCAAGATGGGCCTTGCTCCGGCTCGGGTATCCAGTCAGATACTGCAGCGTGATAGGCATGCGGAGTACATGGCCCAGATCGCCATCGTTGGATGCTCCCTTGAGAAACTCGCGACGGAGATAAGGTCGCTGCAGAGGACCGAAATCGGTGAAGCAGCAGAGCCGTTCGCCCGCGGGCAGAAGGGATCGTCTGCCATGCCGCACAAGCGGAATCCGGTGCTGTGCGAGCGAATAGCCGGCCTGGCGAGAGTCTTGCGCGGCAATGCGATGGCTGCAATGGAGGACGTTGCCCTGTGGCATGAGCGGGACATCTCTCATTCCTCAGTGGAGAGGATCATCGTGCCCGATTCCACAATACTCCTCGACTACATGCTGAGGAAGACCACGTGGATAGTGCGCAACCTCGAGGTGCGCCCGGATAGGATGGCTGAGAACATCGAGTTCACGCGGGGGCTCATCTTCTCGGGTGAGGTCTTGCTGGCTTTGGTGGGCGCGGGGATGCTCCGCGAACAGGCCTACGAGATCGTGCAGAGGGCTGCCATGAAAGCGTGGGCTGAGCGCATGGATTTCCGAAAGCTCATCGAGGAGGAACCTCACGTGTCTGCGATGATCCCACATGAGGCGCTCGAAGTCTGTTTCGACTACACACGCGCCTTATCCCGCGTGGATGAGGTGTTTGCAAGGTTTGGGCTGTGA
- a CDS encoding NFACT RNA binding domain-containing protein, which produces MEIDGITLSAAVQEISRELAGTKIDRVQSPTRDSILISAGRGRSGSLLISASPSGARAHLTIAPPSSLPEPTTFCMLLRKHLVGGRIVEARQEGLDRILALRVEGWADSEPSQNKLLIAEMMGRRSNMILTDMDGRILDAVHRVDQSVNRYREILPGVQYIPPPPIDRPSPMTASREEFAASLARFAGRTHTGSIAEAVWSSYSGLGRVIGAELAFKAGLDPKRPAAGLGGAEIERLWKEFSDFCSQVRSGMLVFEAAFDKADGAAIAFCPCGLSHQAASHRIEAFGSACAMLDSCYSGAEASERLAARKRTILREAATHLERARRKLATQRDELASAQSDASLRRSGELLTASLNILGRGPMGRSHVLLVDYYDPDMPEVEIEVDPTMSASQNAQAIFARYARSRRAIETISANLASTESEAVYLEGVHGLLEMADSEEEFSQIVLELEALGYVEGAGDAAGRAGAKRGTRGSKAGRGGARGRSGSVRAASTHMPSRIQAESGHVIYVGRNNLQNDQLTMKLARDGDLWFHAKDVSGSHVVIRRRGAEQVPQETIYAAAMLAAYYSRARMSSNAPVDYTEKRNVHKPRGARPGMVVYENHRTIWVTPSREELSKALGLGSGGLAWEHDDPSPR; this is translated from the coding sequence ATGGAGATCGACGGCATCACACTCTCCGCCGCCGTACAGGAGATATCCCGTGAGCTCGCAGGGACCAAGATCGACCGGGTGCAATCGCCCACTCGCGATTCCATACTGATCTCCGCCGGACGCGGGCGCTCGGGTTCACTCCTGATATCCGCGTCGCCTTCAGGCGCGAGGGCGCACCTGACTATTGCGCCGCCGTCATCGCTTCCAGAGCCCACCACCTTCTGCATGCTCTTGCGCAAGCATCTGGTGGGTGGAAGGATAGTGGAGGCGAGGCAGGAGGGACTGGACCGCATCCTCGCGCTGCGAGTGGAAGGCTGGGCTGATTCCGAGCCATCCCAGAACAAGTTGCTTATCGCCGAGATGATGGGGCGACGGTCGAATATGATCCTCACGGACATGGATGGCCGCATTCTCGACGCTGTGCACAGAGTGGACCAGTCGGTAAACCGCTACCGGGAGATCCTGCCAGGGGTTCAATACATCCCCCCGCCTCCCATCGACAGGCCCAGCCCTATGACGGCATCTCGGGAGGAGTTCGCAGCGTCCCTCGCGAGGTTCGCGGGGCGAACCCACACCGGGAGCATTGCGGAAGCCGTGTGGTCCTCCTACTCGGGGCTGGGGCGCGTGATAGGAGCCGAGCTTGCCTTCAAGGCGGGCCTTGATCCGAAACGGCCGGCAGCAGGGCTGGGCGGCGCCGAGATCGAGCGCCTCTGGAAGGAGTTCTCCGATTTCTGCTCGCAGGTCAGATCCGGAATGCTGGTGTTCGAAGCCGCGTTCGACAAGGCTGATGGAGCGGCTATTGCCTTCTGCCCGTGCGGCCTTTCCCACCAGGCGGCGTCTCACCGGATTGAGGCGTTCGGTTCCGCCTGCGCCATGCTGGATTCGTGTTATTCTGGCGCAGAGGCCAGCGAGAGGCTCGCGGCGCGCAAGCGGACAATTCTTCGCGAAGCAGCAACCCACCTTGAGCGCGCTCGGCGAAAACTTGCCACACAGAGGGATGAGCTCGCTTCTGCACAGTCCGATGCCTCGCTCCGGCGATCAGGCGAGCTTCTCACCGCGAGCTTGAACATCCTGGGACGCGGCCCCATGGGTCGAAGTCACGTTCTTCTGGTGGACTACTACGACCCTGACATGCCTGAAGTGGAGATCGAGGTGGATCCCACCATGTCTGCATCACAGAACGCTCAGGCCATCTTCGCGCGATACGCCAGGTCCCGCCGGGCAATCGAGACTATATCAGCGAACCTAGCCTCGACTGAGAGTGAAGCAGTCTATCTCGAGGGTGTGCATGGCCTATTGGAGATGGCAGATTCTGAAGAGGAGTTCTCTCAGATTGTGCTTGAGCTTGAGGCTCTCGGGTATGTGGAAGGCGCCGGGGATGCAGCCGGGCGAGCCGGCGCCAAACGAGGGACCAGAGGATCCAAGGCCGGACGGGGCGGCGCCCGGGGGCGCTCAGGCAGTGTGCGCGCCGCGTCCACTCACATGCCATCCCGAATCCAGGCCGAATCGGGCCATGTCATATACGTGGGCAGGAACAATCTCCAGAACGACCAGCTCACAATGAAACTCGCCCGCGATGGCGATCTGTGGTTCCATGCTAAGGACGTCTCAGGCTCTCACGTGGTGATAAGGCGTCGAGGCGCAGAGCAGGTTCCTCAGGAAACGATATACGCGGCGGCAATGCTCGCTGCCTACTACAGCAGGGCCAGGATGTCATCGAATGCGCCTGTAGACTATACCGAAAAGCGCAATGTGCATAAACCCAGGGGAGCAAGGCCAGGAATGGTCGTGTATGAGAACCACAGGACCATATGGGTAACCCCGTCAAGGGAGGAGCTTTCCAAGGCCCTGGGCCTCGGCAGCGGCGGCCTGGCGTGGGAGCATGATGACCCCTCGCCCAGATAG